The Acidobacteriota bacterium region AGGTTCTCGCGGATCCGGTCGAAAACCACGATGGTGTCGTTGACCGAGTAGCCGACCAGCGTCAGGAAGGCCGCCACAACGGGCAGGTTGGCCTCCATGCCGGCCAGGGAAAAGGCCCCGAGGGTCAGGATCGTGTCGTGCACCAGGGCGAGGATCGCCGCCAGGCCCCACTGGAACTGGAAGCGGATCCAGATGTAGATCAGCATGCCTCCGAGAGCGCCGAAGATCGCTCCCACGGCCTTGTCGCGCATCTCGCTCGACACGGAAGCTTCGATGAACTCCTGACCACGCAGGGCAAAAGGCCCGAGAAAGGTCTTTTCCCGCAGGAAGCCATGGATCGTCTCGTCGACGCCCTCGATGGCCTCGACCTCCTCCATGCTGCGGAACAGGCCGCCGCCCTCACGGCGCACCTTGGTGATCGCCGAGGCCGCCGCCATCGCCGCCGGTTCGTCGAGGCCCGCGTCGGCGGCGAGGCGGTCGGCCAGGGTCACCTCGTCCACCAGGTTCAGGTCGATCAGACCCGCGGCCAGTTTGGCGGCGACCTCCTGCGGACGCAGGGCCTCGACGATCTTGGCCGCCAGGTCCGTGTGGTCCTTCGCCTCGGCGCCCTCCTCCTCCTTGGGCAGGGGCACACGAATGACGATCTCGGCGCCGCCCGTATCGCCGAAGGCGGTGACCGAACCTCCGGAGAGGTCGTTTTCGAGCAGCGCCGCACGCACATCCTCGAGGGCCGGCGCCTCGACGAACTTCAGGATCACATCGGCACCACCGGCGAACTCGACACCCTTTTCGATGCCGCGAGTGACGAGGATGCCGATGGAAGCCACCATCAGCAGGAGGGAGATCCCCAGCGAGATCCAGCGCCCCCCCATGAAGTCGAAACGCGTTTCACCTACGATTCGCATCGCCTGCTCCTCCCCTCAGATCGACAGCCGCTGCACGGGACGATCACCGATCACCAGCATGAACAAGGTTCGGCTGACGAAAATCGCCGTGAAAAGCGACGCGACGATGCCCACACTGAGGGTCACGGCGAATCCCCGCACCGGTCCCGTTCCATACTGGAAGAGGAACAGAGCGGCGATCAGCGTGGTGATATTGGCATCGAA contains the following coding sequences:
- the secF gene encoding protein translocase subunit SecF → MRIVGETRFDFMGGRWISLGISLLLMVASIGILVTRGIEKGVEFAGGADVILKFVEAPALEDVRAALLENDLSGGSVTAFGDTGGAEIVIRVPLPKEEEGAEAKDHTDLAAKIVEALRPQEVAAKLAAGLIDLNLVDEVTLADRLAADAGLDEPAAMAAASAITKVRREGGGLFRSMEEVEAIEGVDETIHGFLREKTFLGPFALRGQEFIEASVSSEMRDKAVGAIFGALGGMLIYIWIRFQFQWGLAAILALVHDTILTLGAFSLAGMEANLPVVAAFLTLVGYSVNDTIVVFDRIRENLKARGSGALLEVINLSINQNLSRTLITSLTTLLAVFALYAWGGPVIHPFAFVLLIGVVVGTYSSIYIASPVLLIWRKLFPGKTLSRTRSGIPRGARKVNS